A single region of the Deltaproteobacteria bacterium genome encodes:
- a CDS encoding DUF2058 family protein has product MQKLRDKLRQAGVVSKQAARQAKTEERRDRKDQGGLKAELEAEAQRQRDYEEKVAAQAALQRAQQEAANAARAEQERANRLRQLVDAHTVRRIAGDERAFHFLLRDGHIRRLHTTFDVADRLILGELAIVEAPHHEKRGYAVVEAAGVRRLEELGPEMILFWNKPGAGTETLPAYGSGADR; this is encoded by the coding sequence ATGCAGAAGCTGCGGGACAAGCTGCGTCAGGCGGGGGTGGTGTCCAAGCAGGCCGCCCGCCAGGCGAAGACCGAAGAGCGGCGGGATCGGAAGGACCAGGGGGGCCTGAAGGCCGAGCTCGAGGCCGAGGCCCAGCGGCAGCGCGACTACGAGGAGAAGGTCGCCGCGCAGGCGGCGCTGCAGCGCGCACAGCAGGAAGCGGCGAACGCGGCGCGCGCGGAGCAAGAACGCGCGAACCGTCTGCGGCAGCTCGTGGACGCCCACACCGTGCGGCGCATCGCCGGGGACGAGCGTGCATTCCACTTCCTTCTACGAGACGGGCACATCCGACGCCTACACACCACCTTCGACGTGGCAGACCGCCTGATCCTGGGAGAGCTCGCCATCGTCGAGGCGCCGCACCATGAGAAACGCGGGTACGCCGTGGTGGAGGCCGCGGGGGTCCGTCGCCTCGAGGAGCTCGGTCCCGAGATGATCCTCTTCTGGAACAAGCCGGGGGCGGGAACCGAGACGTTGCCGGCGTACGGGTCGGGAGCCGACCGCTGA